From Rhodovastum atsumiense, a single genomic window includes:
- a CDS encoding EAL domain-containing protein translates to MTGEPEGTATTALLMLSGNAGWIETARAQAACLGLTRFRAVETAAEAATLLSGNRSYSHLLMDTAAAGPLLADLIDMTVGEAASQTTTVLLASADGPFRLPCPRSRLRVIDTRGDGWLAHALASQSAEAACAADVPISQLLATLKNGGLQARYQPVVCIADGRPAGIEVLARLDHPELGTLAPDSFVPPIETAGFAWDLAQGVAACALRDWRGDALARLGLRLTLNAPLEVLLRPDAFDRIEALRGEQGIAAARIVVELTETCPVTDPAPLGRVLTRLRAAGYGLAMDDVGPSMRNHEELMGLPFTILKLDKHVVRDSATDPHAARFLEGAVTAAHGAGMKVIAEGVEDVATWNRMAALAVDAAQGFLIARPLPAAIVPIWHAAWCQKRIPA, encoded by the coding sequence ATGACGGGCGAACCGGAGGGGACGGCGACCACGGCACTGCTGATGCTCAGCGGCAATGCCGGCTGGATCGAAACCGCGCGGGCCCAGGCTGCCTGCCTCGGCCTGACGCGGTTCCGGGCGGTGGAGACCGCGGCGGAGGCGGCGACGCTGCTGAGTGGCAATCGGTCCTACTCTCACCTGCTGATGGATACCGCCGCGGCCGGTCCCTTGCTGGCCGACCTGATCGACATGACCGTCGGAGAAGCCGCCTCGCAGACCACGACGGTGCTGCTGGCAAGTGCCGACGGACCGTTTCGCCTGCCCTGCCCCAGGTCACGGCTGCGCGTGATCGACACGCGGGGCGATGGGTGGCTGGCCCATGCCCTCGCCAGCCAATCCGCGGAAGCCGCCTGCGCGGCGGACGTGCCGATCAGCCAGTTGCTGGCCACGCTGAAAAACGGAGGGTTGCAGGCGCGTTACCAGCCGGTGGTGTGCATCGCCGATGGCCGGCCCGCCGGAATCGAGGTGCTTGCCCGGCTGGATCATCCCGAGCTGGGAACGCTGGCGCCGGACAGTTTCGTGCCGCCGATCGAGACGGCCGGCTTCGCCTGGGACCTGGCGCAGGGCGTGGCGGCGTGCGCGTTGCGGGACTGGCGGGGCGATGCGCTCGCCCGGCTGGGGTTGCGTCTCACCCTCAACGCGCCGCTGGAGGTCCTGCTGCGACCGGACGCCTTCGACCGGATCGAGGCGCTGCGCGGGGAACAGGGCATCGCGGCCGCGCGGATCGTGGTGGAGCTGACCGAGACCTGCCCGGTGACCGACCCCGCGCCGCTCGGGCGGGTGCTGACGCGGCTGCGCGCAGCCGGGTACGGGCTGGCCATGGACGATGTCGGGCCGAGCATGCGCAACCACGAGGAACTGATGGGACTGCCTTTCACTATCCTGAAACTCGACAAGCACGTGGTGCGTGACAGTGCCACGGATCCGCACGCGGCGCGGTTTCTCGAGGGCGCCGTGACGGCGGCGCATGGAGCGGGAATGAAGGTGATTGCCGAGGGCGTGGAGGATGTCGCCACCTGGAACCGCATGGCGGCGCTGGCGGTGGACGCGGCCCAGGGCTTCCTGATCGCCCGCCCGTTGCCGGCGGCGATCGTGCCGATCTGGCATGCCGCCTGGTGCCAGAAGCGCATTCCCGCATGA
- a CDS encoding DUF3597 domain-containing protein: MSLFGSIASRIFGHDETPAPAETGKPEAGKPAEAAVAEAQGVSPAPTPAPAAPPAGEVDVAARLTAMAAQAPETLDWRRSIVDLLKLLGLDSSLTARRQLAQELHYKEDMNDSAAMNIWLHQQVMRKLAENGGRVPEELRN, encoded by the coding sequence ATGAGTCTTTTTGGTTCGATTGCCTCCCGGATCTTCGGCCATGACGAGACGCCGGCCCCGGCGGAGACCGGGAAGCCAGAGGCCGGGAAGCCGGCCGAGGCGGCGGTTGCCGAGGCGCAAGGTGTCTCTCCTGCTCCTACTCCTGCCCCCGCCGCCCCGCCGGCCGGGGAGGTCGACGTGGCCGCCCGGCTCACCGCCATGGCCGCGCAGGCGCCCGAGACACTCGACTGGCGGCGCTCGATCGTCGACCTGCTCAAGCTGCTCGGGCTCGACAGCAGCCTGACGGCGCGCCGGCAACTCGCGCAGGAATTGCATTACAAAGAAGACATGAATGACTCGGCCGCCATGAATATCTGGCTGCATCAGCAGGTCATGCGGAAGCTGGCCGAAAATGGTGGCCGTGTGCCGGAGGAACTCAGGAATTAG
- a CDS encoding SDR family NAD(P)-dependent oxidoreductase, with amino-acid sequence MESGIPGRIALVTGASAGLGRRFAGILAQAGARVALAARRTDRLAALEQEIRAAGGEAIALALDVADVGAVRAAAAEVEQRLGPIAILVNNAGVSRQQRLEEVEEADWDAVLDTNLKGAFFLAQAAARQMIRHGIAGRIVNIGSIAGERPLGRQGPYSISKAALAHMTHCMAREWGRHGINTNAIAPGYIVTEMAEDFLTTEAGHRMVQSLPRQRMGEPRDLDALLLLLCSDGPARFINGSVMVADDGLLSA; translated from the coding sequence ATGGAGAGTGGCATCCCGGGGCGGATTGCCCTGGTGACCGGCGCCTCCGCCGGGCTCGGCCGCCGCTTCGCCGGAATCCTGGCGCAAGCGGGGGCACGGGTGGCCCTGGCGGCGCGGCGCACGGACCGGCTGGCGGCGCTCGAACAAGAGATCCGCGCCGCCGGTGGCGAGGCGATCGCCCTGGCGCTGGATGTCGCGGATGTCGGTGCGGTGCGCGCAGCCGCCGCCGAGGTGGAGCAGCGCCTCGGTCCCATCGCCATCCTGGTGAACAATGCCGGGGTCAGCCGGCAGCAGCGGCTCGAGGAGGTCGAGGAAGCCGACTGGGACGCGGTGCTCGACACCAATCTCAAGGGGGCTTTCTTCCTGGCGCAGGCGGCGGCGCGGCAGATGATCCGGCATGGCATCGCCGGGCGCATCGTCAATATCGGCTCGATCGCCGGGGAACGGCCGCTCGGCCGGCAGGGGCCCTACAGCATCTCCAAGGCGGCGCTGGCGCACATGACCCATTGCATGGCGCGGGAATGGGGCCGCCACGGCATTAACACCAATGCCATCGCGCCCGGGTATATCGTGACCGAGATGGCCGAGGATTTCCTGACCACGGAGGCGGGACATCGCATGGTGCAATCCCTGCCGCGGCAGCGCATGGGCGAGCCGCGGGATCTCGATGCGTTGCTGTTGCTGCTCTGTTCGGACGGCCCGGCGCGTTTCATCAACGGTTCGGTGATGGTGGCGGACGATGGCCTGCTCAGCGCCTGA
- a CDS encoding zinc-dependent alcohol dehydrogenase: MRALCWHGKQDIRCDTVPDPRIEHPRDAIIRVTSCAICGSDLHLYDGFMPGMEHGDIMGHEFMGVVEEVGAENRKLKKGDRVVVPFTIVCGACDQCRRGNFSVCERSNRNKELADKVFGHATAGLFGYTHLTGGYPGGQAEYVRVPFADQAPVKVPDGLSDEQVLFLGDIFPTGWQAVVQCDLQPADTVAIWGAGPVGQFCVRSAVLLGARQVICIDHVPERLSMARAGGAITIDFDTESVIERLNELTRGKGPEKCIDAVGLEAHAGRSVDSLYDRAKQAVMLETDRPHVLREMMYVCRPAGVLSVPGVYGGLLDKIPFGMAMNKGLTIRMGQTHVNRWTDDLLRRIREGQIDPSFVITHTVDLAEGPGMYKTFRDKQDGCIKVVLKP; this comes from the coding sequence ATGAGAGCATTGTGCTGGCACGGCAAGCAGGACATCCGTTGCGACACCGTTCCCGACCCGAGGATCGAGCATCCCCGCGATGCCATCATCCGGGTGACGAGCTGCGCGATCTGCGGCTCCGACCTGCATCTCTATGACGGCTTCATGCCAGGCATGGAGCACGGTGACATCATGGGCCATGAGTTCATGGGGGTGGTCGAGGAGGTCGGCGCGGAGAACCGCAAGCTGAAGAAAGGCGACCGCGTGGTGGTGCCCTTCACCATCGTCTGCGGCGCATGCGACCAGTGCCGGCGCGGCAATTTTTCCGTCTGCGAACGCAGCAACCGCAACAAGGAGCTCGCCGACAAGGTCTTCGGCCACGCGACCGCGGGGCTGTTCGGCTACACCCACCTGACCGGCGGCTATCCCGGCGGGCAGGCCGAATACGTGCGCGTCCCGTTTGCCGACCAGGCGCCGGTGAAGGTTCCGGACGGGCTGAGCGACGAGCAGGTCCTGTTCCTCGGCGACATCTTCCCGACCGGATGGCAGGCGGTGGTGCAATGCGACCTGCAGCCGGCCGATACGGTGGCGATCTGGGGCGCGGGGCCGGTCGGGCAGTTCTGCGTGCGCAGCGCCGTGCTGCTCGGCGCGCGCCAGGTGATCTGCATCGACCACGTGCCGGAGCGCCTGAGCATGGCGCGGGCCGGCGGCGCCATCACCATCGACTTCGACACGGAAAGCGTCATCGAACGGCTGAACGAACTGACCCGCGGCAAGGGGCCGGAGAAATGCATCGACGCCGTCGGCCTGGAAGCACATGCGGGCCGCAGCGTCGACTCGCTCTATGACCGTGCCAAGCAGGCGGTGATGCTGGAGACCGACCGTCCGCATGTGCTGCGCGAGATGATGTACGTGTGCCGTCCCGCCGGCGTGCTGTCGGTGCCGGGCGTCTATGGCGGATTGCTCGACAAGATCCCGTTCGGCATGGCGATGAACAAGGGCCTGACCATCCGCATGGGCCAGACCCACGTGAACCGCTGGACCGACGACCTGCTGCGCCGCATCCGGGAGGGCCAGATCGATCCTTCCTTCGTCATCACCCATACCGTGGACCTCGCCGAAGGACCGGGCATGTACAAGACATTCCGCGACAAGCAGGACGGCTGCATCAAGGTCGTGCTGAAGCCGTAA
- a CDS encoding MFS transporter has protein sequence MPFRATMDASAPIPPANAAASHARALRVLTGVMLCVLLGALDQTVVIPAVPAIAADLNGFGHLSWIVTAYLLTSVSCTPIYGKLSDIYGRRALLLPAIVLFVAASGLCGMAQDLGQLIVFRALQGMGGGGLMAMAQASIADVIAPRERGRYQAYLSGMWGIASVAGPVLGGLLVDHLSWRWIFWINLPLGIAALILSNRALRNLTVHRREVRIDYPGAVLMAGCVTASLLVMSWGGSSYPWASVQILGLSAVALGLLVALVAQERRSIEPLLPPRLFGHSVFTSAVSIAFLASAAMLGATFLLPLYFQLAHGVDAATSGTLLVPFLLASVAGAYASGQAARRFGRLKYVVLTGLAVATTGFALLTLLAASAGPVAIAALMVLMGAGLGTCMPSSLVIGQNAAERRDIGTATGALLLLRAMGGAFGSALAGAVLALSFGAALTQAGHAAGIDPGLLRTGFRAGFLACTVVSAAGLLVALLMRDLPLRSGN, from the coding sequence GTGCCATTTCGGGCAACCATGGACGCTTCCGCCCCCATCCCCCCGGCCAATGCCGCCGCAAGCCATGCGCGGGCGCTGCGCGTGCTCACCGGCGTCATGCTCTGCGTGCTGCTCGGTGCCCTCGACCAGACGGTGGTGATCCCCGCCGTTCCGGCCATCGCCGCCGACCTCAACGGTTTTGGCCACCTTTCCTGGATCGTCACCGCCTACCTGCTGACCTCGGTGAGCTGCACGCCGATCTATGGCAAGCTGTCCGACATCTACGGGCGCCGGGCGCTGCTGCTGCCCGCGATCGTCCTGTTCGTGGCGGCCTCCGGCCTGTGCGGGATGGCACAGGATCTCGGCCAGCTGATCGTCTTCCGCGCCCTGCAGGGAATGGGGGGCGGCGGGTTGATGGCGATGGCACAGGCTTCCATCGCCGACGTGATCGCGCCGCGCGAACGCGGCCGCTACCAGGCCTATCTGTCGGGCATGTGGGGCATCGCCTCGGTCGCCGGCCCGGTGCTCGGCGGACTGCTGGTCGACCACCTGTCCTGGCGCTGGATCTTCTGGATCAACCTGCCGCTCGGGATCGCCGCCCTGATCCTGAGCAACCGGGCGCTGCGCAACCTGACGGTGCACCGGCGCGAGGTCCGCATCGACTATCCCGGCGCGGTGCTGATGGCGGGCTGTGTCACCGCCAGCCTGCTGGTCATGAGCTGGGGCGGGTCGAGCTATCCCTGGGCCTCGGTGCAGATCCTGGGCCTGTCCGCCGTGGCGCTCGGCCTGCTGGTGGCGCTGGTGGCGCAGGAACGCCGCAGCATCGAGCCGCTGCTGCCGCCCCGGCTGTTCGGCCATTCCGTGTTCACCTCGGCGGTCAGCATCGCCTTCCTGGCCTCCGCGGCGATGCTGGGGGCGACGTTCCTGCTGCCGCTCTATTTCCAGCTCGCCCACGGCGTCGACGCGGCCACCTCCGGCACGCTGCTGGTGCCGTTCCTGCTGGCCAGCGTGGCCGGCGCCTATGCGTCAGGGCAGGCGGCGCGGCGGTTCGGCCGGCTGAAATACGTGGTGCTGACGGGACTGGCCGTGGCCACCACCGGCTTCGCGCTACTGACGCTGCTCGCCGCCAGCGCCGGCCCGGTGGCCATCGCCGCGCTGATGGTGCTGATGGGGGCGGGCCTGGGCACCTGCATGCCGAGCAGCCTGGTGATCGGCCAGAACGCCGCCGAGCGGCGCGACATCGGCACCGCCACCGGCGCGCTGCTGCTGCTGCGGGCCATGGGCGGCGCCTTCGGCAGCGCGCTGGCCGGGGCGGTCCTGGCCCTCAGCTTCGGCGCGGCGCTGACCCAGGCGGGCCATGCCGCCGGTATCGACCCCGGCCTGCTACGGACGGGATTCCGGGCCGGGTTCCTCGCCTGCACGGTGGTCAGCGCGGCGGGGCTGCTGGTGGCACTGCTGATGCGGGACCTGCCGCTGCGGTCGGGGAATTAG
- a CDS encoding tetratricopeptide repeat protein, whose product MLPDPDAETVPPPVGTAERPDDAELHFTRGNAQLCRGAMAEAEACFRQALACDPGHALALTNLGSLLRHQDRPEEALAQFRQALARRPDLAAVHNNVGSTLLALRRPQEALAPLREAVRLAPDFAEACNNLGGALLALDAAPEAEIWFRRAVRLDPGHPQARLGLALALLTCGRFREGWTEYESRWLDPACLGTVSPSAPPLWRGEALAGRSLLLQSEQGLGDTIQFLRYAPLLRAQGARVVLHLPAALQELAAPLADAVIPVGAPLPACDFACPLMSLPHRLGTELATIPATIPYLQPPPARQEAWAARLGPHRGRRIGIVVSGSSEDAEDAGRSIPAAAFLQAFADTGAELHLLQTEIRAADRPALARVRQHDAAIHDFADTAALVSLMDLVVTVDSSPAHLAGALGAPVWILLQLGADFRWLRGRTDSPWYPTARLFRQRRHDNWDGVLQEVRQEIINHK is encoded by the coding sequence ATGCTGCCAGACCCCGATGCCGAGACCGTGCCCCCACCCGTTGGCACGGCGGAACGGCCGGATGATGCGGAGCTGCATTTCACCCGCGGCAACGCGCAACTGTGCCGGGGCGCGATGGCAGAGGCGGAAGCCTGTTTCCGGCAGGCGCTTGCCTGCGATCCCGGGCATGCCCTGGCGTTGACCAACCTCGGCAGCCTGTTGCGCCACCAGGACCGGCCGGAGGAGGCGCTCGCGCAGTTCCGGCAGGCGCTGGCGCGGCGGCCGGACCTGGCCGCGGTCCACAACAACGTGGGCTCGACGCTGCTGGCCCTGCGGCGGCCACAGGAAGCGCTGGCGCCTCTGCGCGAGGCAGTGCGCCTGGCACCGGACTTCGCCGAGGCGTGCAACAACCTCGGCGGCGCCCTGCTCGCGCTGGATGCCGCGCCGGAGGCGGAAATCTGGTTCCGGCGGGCGGTGCGGCTCGATCCCGGGCACCCCCAGGCAAGGTTGGGACTGGCTTTGGCGCTGCTGACCTGCGGCCGGTTCCGCGAAGGCTGGACCGAGTACGAAAGCCGCTGGCTCGATCCGGCCTGCCTTGGCACGGTTTCGCCCTCCGCCCCACCGCTCTGGCGCGGCGAAGCCCTGGCCGGGCGCAGCCTGCTGCTGCAGAGCGAGCAGGGCCTGGGCGATACGATCCAGTTCCTGCGCTATGCCCCGCTGCTGCGGGCGCAGGGGGCGCGGGTGGTGCTGCACCTGCCCGCGGCGCTGCAGGAGCTGGCGGCGCCGCTGGCCGATGCCGTGATCCCGGTCGGGGCGCCGCTGCCGGCCTGTGACTTCGCCTGCCCGCTGATGAGCCTGCCCCATCGCCTGGGCACGGAGCTGGCGACGATCCCCGCCACGATTCCTTATTTGCAGCCCCCGCCAGCACGGCAGGAGGCCTGGGCGGCCCGGCTGGGGCCGCACCGGGGCCGGCGGATCGGCATCGTCGTTTCGGGCAGCAGCGAGGACGCCGAGGATGCCGGCCGCTCGATTCCGGCGGCAGCCTTCCTGCAGGCTTTCGCCGACACCGGGGCGGAGCTGCACCTGCTGCAGACCGAGATCCGCGCGGCGGACCGGCCCGCGCTCGCACGGGTCAGGCAGCACGACGCGGCGATCCATGACTTCGCCGATACGGCGGCGCTGGTTTCGCTCATGGACCTGGTGGTGACGGTGGATTCATCGCCGGCCCACCTGGCCGGGGCGCTGGGCGCGCCGGTGTGGATCCTGCTGCAGCTCGGCGCGGATTTCCGCTGGTTGCGTGGACGCACGGACAGCCCGTGGTATCCGACGGCGCGACTGTTCCGGCAGCGCCGCCATGACAACTGGGACGGGGTGTTGCAGGAAGTACGGCAGGAAATTATAAATCATAAATAA
- a CDS encoding EcsC family protein: MSAVLPVPASRRGNACLALSDEDYAALQELAGRYLAARSGFTTFMEWAGKYAERGLSFLPAEWQQTLHLRAREALSWAWRQATLGMDHEPPARQAPPLFYRLLTTGSGAVTGMAGLPGVLVDLPASTLLVLRSLAAQARARGLDVTGADVQAACLEAFSYGGPTDEDDDADLAFWSARAAVPMVAEMLPQVAGRLSGRLAVMLPARAVPVISVAAGAGVNWHFTGYFQEVGDILLALLPMERRYGRAQLRACFEAVLREQRVK, encoded by the coding sequence ATGAGCGCGGTGCTGCCGGTGCCTGCCTCGCGCCGCGGCAATGCCTGCCTGGCGCTGTCCGACGAGGATTATGCGGCGCTGCAGGAACTGGCCGGGCGCTACCTCGCCGCCCGCAGCGGCTTCACCACCTTCATGGAATGGGCCGGCAAGTATGCCGAGCGCGGCCTGTCCTTTCTGCCGGCGGAGTGGCAGCAGACCCTGCACCTGCGTGCGCGCGAGGCACTGTCCTGGGCCTGGCGGCAGGCCACCCTGGGCATGGACCACGAGCCTCCCGCGCGGCAGGCGCCGCCGTTGTTCTATCGCCTGCTGACCACGGGATCGGGGGCGGTGACCGGGATGGCGGGGCTGCCGGGGGTGCTGGTCGACCTGCCTGCCTCGACGCTGCTGGTGCTGCGCTCGCTGGCCGCCCAGGCCCGGGCGCGCGGGCTGGATGTCACCGGGGCGGATGTGCAGGCGGCTTGCCTGGAAGCCTTCTCCTATGGCGGGCCGACCGACGAGGACGACGATGCCGACCTGGCCTTCTGGTCGGCGCGCGCAGCGGTACCGATGGTGGCGGAGATGCTGCCGCAGGTGGCCGGGCGGTTGTCCGGGCGGCTGGCGGTGATGCTGCCGGCGCGGGCGGTGCCGGTGATCTCGGTGGCGGCCGGGGCCGGGGTGAACTGGCATTTCACCGGCTATTTCCAGGAAGTCGGGGACATCCTGCTGGCCCTGCTGCCGATGGAGCGACGCTATGGCCGGGCGCAGCTACGGGCCTGCTTCGAAGCGGTCCTGCGCGAACAACGGGTGAAATGA
- a CDS encoding carbonic anhydrase codes for MRRRSFFAALAGIAACPVCAGLARAAESDHAVHWSYEGDTGPTNWSKLSEANRACSIGTRQSPIDIVESIKAELPPLRISFRRGAKQIVNNGHTIQVNVPPGSRTVVGAQTYELLQFHFHHPSEHLIAGKSYPMECHFVHRTAQGTLGVVGVLINEGGVNATFTEIMKLAPAQEGEVSEGLDAIDPNQLLPKVRNYYRYAGSLTTPPCSEDVDWMLLAAPIAVAGPSVAKFTSLYPNDARPPQQAFKRFVLRSS; via the coding sequence ATGCGTCGACGTTCTTTCTTCGCCGCCCTGGCCGGAATCGCTGCCTGTCCCGTCTGTGCCGGGCTGGCCCGCGCCGCCGAAAGCGATCACGCCGTCCACTGGTCCTATGAGGGCGATACCGGCCCGACAAACTGGTCGAAACTATCGGAAGCCAACCGCGCCTGCAGCATCGGCACCCGCCAGTCGCCGATCGACATCGTCGAGTCGATCAAGGCCGAGCTGCCGCCCTTGCGGATTTCGTTCCGGCGCGGCGCGAAGCAGATCGTCAACAACGGCCATACGATCCAGGTCAACGTGCCGCCGGGATCGCGGACGGTGGTCGGTGCGCAGACCTACGAGCTGCTGCAGTTCCATTTCCACCACCCGAGCGAACACCTGATCGCCGGCAAGTCCTATCCCATGGAATGCCATTTCGTGCACCGCACCGCGCAGGGCACGCTTGGCGTGGTCGGCGTGCTGATCAACGAGGGCGGGGTGAACGCCACCTTCACCGAAATCATGAAGCTGGCGCCGGCGCAGGAAGGCGAGGTCAGCGAAGGGCTGGACGCGATCGACCCGAACCAGTTGCTGCCCAAGGTGCGCAATTACTATCGGTATGCCGGGTCGCTGACCACGCCGCCCTGCAGCGAGGATGTCGACTGGATGCTGCTGGCCGCGCCGATCGCCGTCGCCGGGCCGAGCGTGGCGAAGTTCACCTCGCTTTACCCGAACGACGCCCGGCCGCCGCAGCAGGCATTCAAGCGCTTCGTGCTGCGGTCGAGCTGA
- a CDS encoding cyclase dehydrase, which produces MTIARKDAGQLARGLGWLSLCIGVTELLAPRGLARGLGLRRGEKVLSGTGLREIGTGIGILTAANPTPWIWGRVAGDALDLATLSAGMQRRNPHRGTLGLALLAVGAITAVDLLSVRLLADRRSRWLRFDYSNRSGLPQGLARAHGAAGDFETPRDMRAPRPMRPYPAG; this is translated from the coding sequence ATGACCATCGCACGCAAGGACGCCGGCCAGCTCGCGCGCGGCCTCGGCTGGCTGAGCCTCTGCATCGGCGTCACCGAATTGCTGGCCCCGCGCGGGCTCGCGCGCGGACTGGGACTGCGTCGTGGCGAGAAGGTGCTGTCGGGCACCGGACTGCGCGAGATCGGCACCGGCATCGGCATCCTGACCGCGGCCAACCCTACGCCCTGGATCTGGGGACGGGTCGCGGGCGACGCGCTCGACCTCGCCACGCTGAGTGCAGGGATGCAGCGGCGCAATCCCCACCGGGGCACGCTCGGCCTGGCCCTGCTCGCGGTCGGCGCCATCACCGCCGTCGACCTGCTCTCGGTCCGCCTGCTCGCCGATCGGCGCAGCCGATGGCTCCGCTTCGACTACAGCAACCGCAGCGGGCTGCCACAAGGGCTGGCCCGGGCGCACGGCGCGGCCGGCGACTTCGAGACGCCACGCGACATGCGCGCACCGCGGCCGATGCGCCCTTACCCGGCCGGCTGA
- a CDS encoding CaiB/BaiF CoA transferase family protein, whose amino-acid sequence MACSAPDPRPLAGLRVLDFSTLLPGPLATLILAEAGAEVVKIERPGTGDEMRLFPPQMPGGSAVFALLNRGKRSLCLDLKAPETRERLLPLLAGADVLVEQFRPGVMARLGLGYEALSALNPGLIYCSITGYGQTGPNAQKAAHDINWMAESGLLSLVADGDGAPVLPPALVGDIGGGAYPAVINILLALQVRARSGRGCHLDVSMQDGLWTFAYAALAEGFGTGRFPAASELLTHGGSPRYRIYRTADGRYLAAAPLEDRFWREFCAIVEVAETAGGTEIAARIASRDSAEWQRRFAGRDVCCSLVASIEEATRDPHFAARAVFAHRLRHGAAELPALPVPVDPGFRAPPGLLDSPALAEDRADQAVVPWQAPRTIPG is encoded by the coding sequence ATGGCCTGCTCAGCGCCTGACCCCCGCCCGCTCGCCGGGCTGCGCGTGCTGGATTTCTCCACGCTGCTGCCCGGCCCTCTGGCCACGCTGATCCTGGCCGAGGCCGGCGCCGAGGTGGTGAAGATCGAACGCCCCGGCACCGGCGACGAAATGCGCCTGTTCCCCCCGCAGATGCCCGGCGGCAGCGCGGTGTTCGCCCTGCTCAACCGCGGCAAGCGCAGCCTGTGCCTCGATCTGAAGGCCCCGGAGACGCGCGAGCGGCTGCTGCCGCTGCTGGCCGGCGCCGACGTGCTGGTCGAGCAGTTCCGCCCGGGGGTGATGGCGCGGCTGGGCCTGGGCTACGAGGCCCTGTCGGCGCTCAATCCGGGGCTGATCTATTGCTCGATCACCGGCTATGGCCAGACCGGGCCGAATGCGCAAAAGGCGGCGCACGACATCAACTGGATGGCGGAATCGGGGCTGCTGTCGCTGGTCGCCGACGGGGATGGCGCGCCGGTGCTGCCGCCGGCGCTGGTCGGCGACATCGGCGGCGGCGCCTATCCGGCGGTGATTAACATCCTGCTGGCGCTGCAGGTCCGCGCGCGCTCCGGGCGCGGCTGCCACCTGGACGTCTCGATGCAGGATGGGTTGTGGACCTTCGCCTATGCCGCGCTGGCGGAGGGGTTCGGCACCGGCCGCTTCCCTGCCGCGTCGGAATTGCTGACCCATGGCGGCTCGCCGCGCTACCGGATTTATCGCACCGCCGATGGGCGCTACCTGGCGGCGGCGCCGCTCGAGGACCGGTTCTGGCGGGAATTCTGCGCCATCGTCGAGGTGGCGGAAACCGCCGGGGGGACCGAGATCGCCGCGCGTATCGCCAGCCGCGACAGCGCGGAGTGGCAGCGCCGCTTCGCCGGGCGCGACGTGTGCTGCTCGCTGGTCGCGAGCATCGAGGAAGCGACGCGGGATCCGCATTTCGCCGCGCGTGCCGTGTTCGCGCACCGGCTGCGTCATGGCGCGGCGGAGCTGCCGGCGCTGCCGGTTCCGGTCGATCCGGGCTTCCGCGCGCCCCCCGGCCTACTGGACAGCCCGGCCCTGGCGGAGGATAGAGCGGATCAGGCCGTCGTTCCCTGGCAGGCACCACGTACCATCCCGGGATAA